AGCGCGGGCGGCGCCTTCCCGCTGCCGATGCTCCCGGACTTCTGGCGGGCGATCGGCCCGGCCCTCCCTCCGGGCGCGGGCACGTGGACGGCCCGCTCGATCGCCTACTTCCGGGGCAACGCGGTCACCGGGCCACTGCTGGTGCTCTCGGCCTGGGCGGTCGCCGGCACGGCTCTGACCCTGCTGCTGTCGATGCGGCACCGGCCGGGGCGGGCAGACGACAGCGGTACGGAGACGGCGCGCGCGGCGGGCGGATCGACCGCCGCCTGACACCCGCTCACGCCTCACATCCCCCATCTCCCTGCCCGCTCCCTCCCTCCATCCCGCTCCCACTCCCGCTCGGTGACATGTTCATGGGGCCGCCCCGATGGCGGCCCCATCTGACGTACGCCCCAATTCTTGATGTCCGGTCAGCGCGACACCTAGTCATGACAGGTACATGGCTACATGCTGGAGCCGCCTCGTACCACCCGACGAGAAGCACGGCCAGGACCACTCCTTCCACCCCCACGGAGGTCGCTCATGCGTCGTCGATTCACGGTTCCGCTCGCCGCGGTCGCCCTGTCGCTCCCGCTCAGCCTGATCACCGCCGCTTCCGCCTCGGCCGCTCCCGCCGACAAGCCCCAGGTGCTCAGCGCCTGGACCCAGACCAGCGCCTCCAGTCACAACGCCTGGAAGGCCGCCCGCAACAACCAGGGCGCCTGGTCCGCCTACGGCTTCAACTGGTCGACGGACTACTGCAGCAGCTCCCCCGACAACCCGTTCGGCTTCCCCTTCCAGACCTCCTGCGCCCGCCATGACTTCGGCTACCGGAACTACAAGGCCGCCGGTACGTTCTCCGCCAACAAGGCCCGCGTCGACTCCGCCTTCTACGAGGACCTCAAGCGCGTGTGCGCCGGCTACTCGGGCGCGACGAAGACCTCGTGCAACGGCACGGCCTGGACCTACTACCAGGCCGTGAGCGTCTTCGGCGTCTCGCCGGCCAAGGCCGGCTCCGCCCGTCTGCCGAAGGCCGCCTGACCGCCCGACCGCCCGACAGCCCGACAGCCCGCGGTGCCCGCTCCACCCACTCCGCACCGCACCGCACCGCACCGCACCGCACACGAGGGAGAGGCCCCCGGCGTACCGGGGGCCTCTCCGTGTCGCTGTGGTGCGGTGGAACGGTGGAGCGTCAGCCGATCTCGGCGCCGTAGGCGGCCAGCGCCTCCGGTACCGGCTGGAAGAAGGTCGTACCGCCCGAGGAGCAGTCGCCGCTGCCGCCCGAGGTCAGACCGAGCGCGGTGTCGCCCGCGAAGAGGGCGCCGCCGCTGTCGCCGGGCTCGGCGCAGACGGTCGTCTGGATGAGGCCGTTGACGATGTCGCCGTTGCCGTAGTTGACCGTGGCGTCCAGCGCGGTGACCTCGCCGTCGTGCACCTGGGTGGTGGAGCCGCTGCGGGTGACCGCCTGGCCGACCGTCGCGTCGCCCGCCCGGGTGATCGCCTGGGTCGAGCCGTCGTAGAGGTTCACCTCGCTCGGGTGCGCGGTGTCCGAGGTGTACTTGACCAGGCCGTAGTCGTTCTCCGGGAAGCTGGAGCCCTCGTTCGCCCCGATCTCCGAGCCGCCCTGGGTGTCCGACCAGCTGGTGACCGACTCGGTGCAGTGGCCGGCGGTCAGGAAGTACGGCTCGCCGCCCTTGACCACGTTGAAGCCGAGCGAGCAGCGGGAGCCGGAGCCCCAGATCGCGTCGCCGCCCGCGATGAGCGGCGTGAACTCGCCCGCCGTCCTGTTGAGTTCGGCCGTGCCGCCGAGGCCCTCGACCACGGTCGAGAGCTTCTTCCAGGCCGCCCCGTCGACCGTGCTGTCGGCGGTGACGAGGACCTTGTTGCTCACCGGGTCGACCGCCCAGGAGGTGCCCGGGATCGTCGCCTTCTCGGTGAGGGCCTGCCGGGCCGACTTCAGCTCGGCGAGGGAGTTCTCCACGATTCTGGCCTTGCCGCCCGCCTGGCGGACCTGCTCGGCGCCCGCCTCGTCGACGACGTTCACGACGAGGGCCTTCGCCGTGGTGTCGTAGTACGAGCCTGCCGCGTCCGCGCCCAGGTCGCGGTCCAGGGCGGTGGCCAGCTTTCCGGCCGCGTCCGCGCTGAGGGTCTTGGCCGCGAACGCCGGCACATCGTCACTGGCGTTCGCAGTCTGGAACGTGAATCCCGCTGCGACGAGGGCGACGACGGCCGAGCCGGCCAGCGTCGTGCGCTTCCTGGATATGCGTCGATGCTTCAACTTCGACCTCCTGTGGGGCCGCGCACGGAGCAAGTGGGGTGCCCGTACACGGAGGATGGGGCGCCCACTATTCCGAGGCCGTGAAACGCACACAAGGCCGACTTCCAGACGTGCACACGACAGCGACGCTTCGCACGCGAGGCGTTCACCTGCCCCGGGTCGTACCACGTCGGTTCCGATCGCGAACACCCGGTGCAACCACGGAAGGCCCCTGGGTGAGGACTAGTCCTGTCCGGTATTCGCCGTAGCAGGCCCGGATGGTGTGCCCACCCGTCCGGATGTCGGCGGAATTCGCCCTCCGGCGGCCTCCCCGTACCTTCACCATTCCTTCCTGTCGTAGAACAGTCCCGGTAGCGCCTCTGATGGGTCATCATCGAAAGGGCAGCACACGCCGGGCACACCGTGTCCGGGCCGGCCGGGTGACCGAGCGGAGGAGGAACGGGTGCGCAATCGGGTGCTCGCGGCGGACGGGCGGCATCTGATGGTGGAGCGGATGGGCGACCCACGGGGAAGACCGGTCTTCCTCCTCCACGGGACTCCGGGCAGCAGGCTCGGACCGGCTCCCCGCGGCATGGTGCTGTACCAGCGCCATACGCAGCTGATCACCTACGACCGCCCCGGATACGGCGGCAGCGACCGGCACGAGGGCCGCCGGATCAAGGACGTCGTCGAGGACGTCCGGGCCATCGCCGACGCCCTGGGCCTGGACCGGTTCGCCGTGGTGGGCCGCTCCGGCGGGGCCCCGCACGCCCTGGCCTGCGCGGCGCTGATGCCGGAACGGATCACCCGGACCGCGGCTCTGGTCAGTCTCGCGCCCCCGGACGCGGCCGGTCTCGACTGGTTCGACGGGATGGCCGCGTCCAATGTGCTCGCGTACTCCACGGCGGCCGACGACCCCGACGGCCTGGCGGAGTCCTTCATCACGCGCTCCGCGCAGATCCGGCGGGACCCGGTGCGGCTTCTGGACGATCTGCGCCGGGAGCTGACCGACTCCGACCGGGTGGTGGTCAACGACGCGGGGATCCGCTCCATGCTGCTGCGCAACTACAGCGAGGGGCTGCGCACCTCCGCGTACGGCTGGATCGACGACGCCATCGCGTTCTGCAGCCCCTGGGGGTTCGATCCCGGCCGGATCACCGGCAAGGTGCTCCTCTGGCACGGGGTGAAGGACGTCTTCTCCCCGGTCGGCCACTCCCGCTGGCTGGCCGGGCAGATACCGGGCGCCACCGCCGTACTCGAACCGAAGGCGGCCCACTTCGACGCGTTCCCCATGCTCCCCCGCGTCCTCGACTGGCTGCTGGACGAGCGGGAGCACCCGGACGGGGCCATGCGGGCCGCCATGCCGGGAGGGTGAGCCCTCCCGGCCGGACGGTCACACCGACATCGGTTCCAGTTCCCGCCGGAACCGCTGCTCGGTCCGGGCTATCCGGACCAGCGGATGGTCGTCGCCCAGCTGGCGCGACAGCTCGACGACGATCTCCGCCCGCAACTGCGCCGCCTCGTCCTCCCGGCCCATGGCATCGAGCGTGACCGCCATGTTCGAGGTCATGGACAGGGTCTCCGGATGGTGCGCCCCGAGCGCCTCGCGCAACTGCCCGGACAGCCGCAGTTCGGTCTCCAGCACGATGTCCAGCTCTCCCCGGTCCGCTGTCGCGCTGGCCAGGTTCATCACGCAGAACAGGGTGTTGGGGTGCTCCCGGCCGAAGGTGTCCCGCATGGAGGCGACGACCAGCTTCAGCACCCGCTCCGCCGCTTCCGGCTCCCCGGCGCCCGTCAGATAGACGCCCAGGTTGTTCTGGGCCGCCAGGGTGTACGGGTGCTTCTCCCCCGGCACCTTCATGTACTGGTCGACGACCTCCTGCGCCGTGTCCCTCGCCTCGGCGCTCTCGCCCGCCGCGAACAGGTCCGCGGCGAGGTTGAGGTCGCAGGCCAGCGAATCGGGGTTGGCGGTGGTGTACTTCGCCCGGTAGCGGGCGCGGGTCGCCACCGTGAGCCGGCGGGCGTCCTCCAGCCGGCCCGCCCTGCGCAAGGACACCGCGAGGCTCTTCGCCGCGCTCAGCGTGGCGGGGAAGCTGCGGCCCATCGTCGCCTTGAAGCTGTTGTACGTCGTGCTGAGCAGCCCCACCGAGTCCTCGTACCGTCCGACCTCCCGCAGGTCGCGGGCGAGGTTCATGGCGGAGGACAGGCTGTAGGGGTGTTCCGGTCCGAGCACCTGGGAGCGCAGGTCGTAGACGTCCTGGTCGATCTCACGGGCGCGGGCGTACTGCCCGACGCTGCGGAGGTTCAGGGCCAGGTTGTTGGCGGCGGCCAGGGTCCGGGGGTGGGAGTCGTGGAAGATCTGCCCGAAGCCCTCGTGGGCCTCGGTCGCCATCTCGATCGCCCGCGCGTAGTCCCCCAGCAGCCCGAGGTCGATGGCCAGGCTGCTGGTGGTCATGTACGTGTGCGGGTGCTCTGGCCCCAGCACCGCCCGCTGGCGTTCCAGGGTGATCTCGTCCAGTTCCTTCGCCTCGACGTAACGACCGCGGGTACGCAGGATGTTGGAGAGGTGGAAGCAGAGGTAGAGGTACTGCAGATCGCTGACGCCCAGCTTCTCCCGCCAGATGTCCCGCAGTTCGTCGCCCAGCGCTCCCGCGGTCCTGACGTCACCGCGCTTCCAGAGGTAGCGGACCCGGTCGATCAGGAGCCTGCGGGTCTCCGGCTCCGTGCAGTTGCGGGCGTCGGAGGGGCCGAGGTGCGGCCAGATCGTCGCGAAGCGCGGCCAGGTCTCCGGGTTGTCGATCGGCTCGTCGTCGTCGGGCCGGGCTCCGGCGAGGATGCGGTGCACGACGTGCCGGGTCTCGTTCTGCTCCTCCTCGCTGAGCTGCGCCTTGATGACGGCCTGGACGAGGCGGTGGACCTGGATGGAGTTGGAGACCTGGTCGACCTTGGCGAGGGCGAACCGGCCGATCTCCCGGATGACCCGGCCGAGCACCAGCTTCTCCTGGAGCGAGGAGTCGTACGGCTTCAGCGCGTCGATCATCTCCTTGCTGTAGAGGAGGTTCGCGGAGATCGGTTCCGGGGCGAAGAAGGCGCAGAGCTGGAGCAGCCGCACGGCGGCGGGCGAGCGCTCCTTGAGCCGGGCGATGGAGATGTTCCAGGTCGCGGCGACCGGTTCCGGATAGCCGGCCGGCTGGTTGAGGCCGAGGACCTGGGGCGCCTGCTGGGCGAGCTGTTCGAGGTAGGCGTCGACGGGGGTGGCGGTCTCCGCGATCCAGGCCGCCGCCTGCTCCACGGCGAGCGGCAGGTCGCCCACGGCGGTCGCCACCTGGTCGGCGTCCTCGTCGCCGAGCCCCGGCGCCCGGCGCTGGAGGTGCTCGATCGACTCCTCGCGCAGGAAGACGTCCACGGGCAGCGCGTCGCCGTGCTGGGACCAGCTCTGGTTGCGGGAGGTCACCAGGATGTGGCCCGAGCCGCCCTGCGGGAAGTAGCGGCGCAGCTGCTCGGGGTCGTCGGCGTTGTCGAAGACCAGCAGCCAGCGGTCCGAGGGCACGCCGCGCCGCAGCAGGTCGACGGCCTCCTGGGAGGCGGCGGCCATGTCGTCGCCGCCCTGGGCGCCGAGCCGGACGGCGAGTTCGGCGAGCGAGGCGACCACGTCGTCGGGCTGCTCGGACGATATCCACCAGACCAGGTCGTAGTCGGCCATGAAGCGGTGCACGTACTCCAGCGCCACCTGGGTCTTGCCGACGCCGCCGAGTCCGTACAGGGTCTGCGGCTGCGGCAGGACCACGGCCAGGCCGCCGCCGAGCTGGTCGCGCATCCGCTCCAGGACGAGCGAGCGGCCGGTGAAACCGGGGTTGCGGGGCGGCGCGTTCCAGATCCTCGGCACGGTGCCGGGGAAGCGGGGACCGGGCGAGAACCCGTCCGCCGCCTGCACCGGGCGGTCCAGGGCCCGCATCACGGCGGTGGTGGCGTGCACCTCGTCCAGCCGGAAGAGGTCGACGGGGTTGCGGTCGATGTACGGGGCGCTCAGGCGTACGTCCCCGACGCGCAGGGGGACCAGTCGGCCGCGGCCGCTGCCGACGGCATCCGCGGCGGTCCGTTCCCACAGCTCGACCGCGCGCTGGGACTTCAGATAGGCGCTGGAGAGCAGCACCACGGTGCGGGCGGCGCTCGCGGCGGTGGCCTCCGCCTCCTCCGGGGGACGTTCGGCGGAGACGTCGCGCGGAACCACCCGGAAGCCGGCCCGGGTGAGAATCGATTCGAGCCAGTCGGCCCACATCCGGTTCTCCGCCACGTAGCTGAGGAAGAGATCGGCGGGGAGGGCGGGCCTGCGCCGGGTGAAGGCGTCGCGGATCCGCAGGCGGACCTCCTCGCCGATCGGGGGCATCGAGGTGATCTCCCGGTCGGTGATGACCGCGGTGAGCCGTTCGAAGGCGGAGAGCAGCGAGTTGGCGAGCCCGGCCTCGTCGCCGAAGGTGGCGAGCGTCTCCTCGTAGGCGTAGTAGGGCCGGTAGGGGATCTCCACCGCGCCCCAGTAGGCGGTGAGTTCGTCGCTGGACAGATCGCGCGGCAGCCGGTCGAACTTCAGCCGGGCCAGCGCCCGCCCGGCGTCCGCCTTCTCCTTCTCGCCCTCGTCGATGCGCATCGGGACGGGGTAGAGGGCGATGGGGCGGCCGGTGTTGCGCTCGGCGATCTGGCGGGCGACGGAGGCCGCGCCGTCGATGGACTGGTCGCTGAGGGTGAAGCAGTCGACGAGCACGTCCGGGAGGTGGACGGTGCAGATGTCGGCGATGTCGCTGAGGCCGGTGCGGCTGTCGATGAGGACGTAGTCGTAGTTGGCCTTCATGTCGTCGCGCAGCGCGTCGAAGAAGTGGCCGCCGCCGAACCGGTCGTAGAAGTTGTCCCAGTCGAAGGTGGAGACGGTCGCGGAGTATTCGCGGTTCTGGCGTCCGGCGGAGACGAAGTCGAGTGTGCCGCCCTGCGGGAACTCCCAGCCGAGCGACTCCGGGGTCAGCGACACCGCGTGCGGCTGGATGCGGGCGTAGTCGCGGTGCCAGTCCTCGGCGCGCTGGGCGGGGCTGGTCGCGGCCCAGGCGTACTCGGTGATCAGGTCGATCACACCGGTGGTGGCGCCGAGGGTGGCCGGGTCGAGGAAGGGGTGGAAGAACCGGTGCAGCCCGGGGGCCTCCAGGTCCCAGTCGACGGCCAGGACGCGCTTGCCGTTGGCCGCGAGGATCCAGGCGGTGTTGGCGAGCGCCATGGTGCGCCCGGTACCGCCCTTGTACGAGTAGAAGGTGACGATGCGCCCGTCACGACCGGCACTCATAGGTCCTCCGCTTCCGTGGCAGGGTCGTGCGGGTCGGGGATGTAGCTCGTACTGCCCATGGGGCCGGTCAGACGGGTCCGCTCGCCGGAGCCGCCGCCGGATCCGGGAGGGTAGGCCTTGGCGTGCTTGAGGTACTGCTGGGCGGCCACCTCGACCACCTGGGGCAGGAGCTGGCCGAACGCCTCCATGGTGGGCACTCCCTTCGCCGCGGCACGGCACAGGGCCCGGCCCTGGCCCATCTTGACCGGCATGGTCGCCTCGAGCGTCTCGGTGAGCTCGCTCTCCGCCGCTCTGCTCTGGTGGTCGTCGCGGCTCCACGGCACGACCATGGTCACCCAGGGCCGGTTCTCGGCGTCGAAGGCGGCGAGCCTGCGGCGGTGGTCCTCGTCCCGGAGGGCCCAGCGGTCGACGAGCAGGATCTCGGGGGTGCTGGGCGGGGTCTTGCCGTCGTGCCGGTCCTCGTCGAACGAGGTGATGTGGGCCTGGTAGTTGAGCGAGCGGACCAGCTCCTCCGCCACATAGGCCAGCGGGCGCGCGGCGGCCGGGTAGTAGGGGTTCCAGTCCTGGGGGTGGTCGCCGTAGTGGTCGCTGTTGCGGCCCTCGGG
The nucleotide sequence above comes from Streptomyces sp. NBC_01116. Encoded proteins:
- a CDS encoding phospholipase, with the translated sequence MRRRFTVPLAAVALSLPLSLITAASASAAPADKPQVLSAWTQTSASSHNAWKAARNNQGAWSAYGFNWSTDYCSSSPDNPFGFPFQTSCARHDFGYRNYKAAGTFSANKARVDSAFYEDLKRVCAGYSGATKTSCNGTAWTYYQAVSVFGVSPAKAGSARLPKAA
- a CDS encoding S1 family peptidase, with product MCVSRPRNSGRPILRVRAPHLLRARPHRRSKLKHRRISRKRTTLAGSAVVALVAAGFTFQTANASDDVPAFAAKTLSADAAGKLATALDRDLGADAAGSYYDTTAKALVVNVVDEAGAEQVRQAGGKARIVENSLAELKSARQALTEKATIPGTSWAVDPVSNKVLVTADSTVDGAAWKKLSTVVEGLGGTAELNRTAGEFTPLIAGGDAIWGSGSRCSLGFNVVKGGEPYFLTAGHCTESVTSWSDTQGGSEIGANEGSSFPENDYGLVKYTSDTAHPSEVNLYDGSTQAITRAGDATVGQAVTRSGSTTQVHDGEVTALDATVNYGNGDIVNGLIQTTVCAEPGDSGGALFAGDTALGLTSGGSGDCSSGGTTFFQPVPEALAAYGAEIG
- a CDS encoding alpha/beta fold hydrolase; its protein translation is MRNRVLAADGRHLMVERMGDPRGRPVFLLHGTPGSRLGPAPRGMVLYQRHTQLITYDRPGYGGSDRHEGRRIKDVVEDVRAIADALGLDRFAVVGRSGGAPHALACAALMPERITRTAALVSLAPPDAAGLDWFDGMAASNVLAYSTAADDPDGLAESFITRSAQIRRDPVRLLDDLRRELTDSDRVVVNDAGIRSMLLRNYSEGLRTSAYGWIDDAIAFCSPWGFDPGRITGKVLLWHGVKDVFSPVGHSRWLAGQIPGATAVLEPKAAHFDAFPMLPRVLDWLLDEREHPDGAMRAAMPGG
- the fxsT gene encoding FxSxx-COOH system tetratricopeptide repeat protein, coding for MSAGRDGRIVTFYSYKGGTGRTMALANTAWILAANGKRVLAVDWDLEAPGLHRFFHPFLDPATLGATTGVIDLITEYAWAATSPAQRAEDWHRDYARIQPHAVSLTPESLGWEFPQGGTLDFVSAGRQNREYSATVSTFDWDNFYDRFGGGHFFDALRDDMKANYDYVLIDSRTGLSDIADICTVHLPDVLVDCFTLSDQSIDGAASVARQIAERNTGRPIALYPVPMRIDEGEKEKADAGRALARLKFDRLPRDLSSDELTAYWGAVEIPYRPYYAYEETLATFGDEAGLANSLLSAFERLTAVITDREITSMPPIGEEVRLRIRDAFTRRRPALPADLFLSYVAENRMWADWLESILTRAGFRVVPRDVSAERPPEEAEATAASAARTVVLLSSAYLKSQRAVELWERTAADAVGSGRGRLVPLRVGDVRLSAPYIDRNPVDLFRLDEVHATTAVMRALDRPVQAADGFSPGPRFPGTVPRIWNAPPRNPGFTGRSLVLERMRDQLGGGLAVVLPQPQTLYGLGGVGKTQVALEYVHRFMADYDLVWWISSEQPDDVVASLAELAVRLGAQGGDDMAAASQEAVDLLRRGVPSDRWLLVFDNADDPEQLRRYFPQGGSGHILVTSRNQSWSQHGDALPVDVFLREESIEHLQRRAPGLGDEDADQVATAVGDLPLAVEQAAAWIAETATPVDAYLEQLAQQAPQVLGLNQPAGYPEPVAATWNISIARLKERSPAAVRLLQLCAFFAPEPISANLLYSKEMIDALKPYDSSLQEKLVLGRVIREIGRFALAKVDQVSNSIQVHRLVQAVIKAQLSEEEQNETRHVVHRILAGARPDDDEPIDNPETWPRFATIWPHLGPSDARNCTEPETRRLLIDRVRYLWKRGDVRTAGALGDELRDIWREKLGVSDLQYLYLCFHLSNILRTRGRYVEAKELDEITLERQRAVLGPEHPHTYMTTSSLAIDLGLLGDYARAIEMATEAHEGFGQIFHDSHPRTLAAANNLALNLRSVGQYARAREIDQDVYDLRSQVLGPEHPYSLSSAMNLARDLREVGRYEDSVGLLSTTYNSFKATMGRSFPATLSAAKSLAVSLRRAGRLEDARRLTVATRARYRAKYTTANPDSLACDLNLAADLFAAGESAEARDTAQEVVDQYMKVPGEKHPYTLAAQNNLGVYLTGAGEPEAAERVLKLVVASMRDTFGREHPNTLFCVMNLASATADRGELDIVLETELRLSGQLREALGAHHPETLSMTSNMAVTLDAMGREDEAAQLRAEIVVELSRQLGDDHPLVRIARTEQRFRRELEPMSV